A stretch of the Sphingobacterium thalpophilum genome encodes the following:
- a CDS encoding beta-carotene 15,15'-monooxygenase has product MDNILPIFKSWVPEWMIKIVLFALLLPSIVLFFLPITNLQAAAGYYGSEPADMQFSVALFYAGYVGFYSLERRFFNYLAAREYFILFTFLLLLTCWICYLTKEIYIFFPIRFVQGLLFASTVNLSLSLMFTRLRSERAREISFSVFFGLLICALPFNNIVTADLIDSFNFNIVYKGALFSYLPSLIFLPMTMNRIRLNIRFPLYKLDWQSFSLYSIGLVLIGYIMIFGQEYYWFTDIRIRCSMLALTVLTVLFIIRQRAMKRPYIDLRIFRSRNFKAGLLVLFIMYICRFVSGITNSYFSSLLGFDPMHISYINVFNLMGLISGTIVAACMIIQKKNIRYIWSIGFILLLVFHIIMFYHSDVQADEYNYFIPLYLQGLGVGLIMVPTIIYTISAVAVSRGTSAAAISLAIRYLGFCASIALINFFDLYGKSRHYNAFQDHLSLLDYPLIRYMQTQTNVLLTKGLHSGLSGKATEKLLTATVHKQDQLRFAMDYYELIAWLIVGILLLISLSPYLSKTIVRLRSKRLAPA; this is encoded by the coding sequence GTGGATAATATCCTTCCAATATTTAAATCGTGGGTCCCCGAATGGATGATCAAGATTGTCCTATTTGCCCTACTTCTACCGAGTATTGTCCTCTTCTTTCTGCCGATTACAAACCTGCAGGCCGCCGCAGGTTATTACGGCAGCGAACCTGCCGACATGCAGTTTTCGGTTGCTTTATTTTACGCAGGATATGTGGGATTCTATAGTCTGGAACGTCGTTTTTTCAACTATCTGGCAGCACGGGAATATTTTATCTTATTTACGTTTCTACTATTGCTTACCTGCTGGATCTGTTACCTCACCAAGGAGATTTACATCTTCTTTCCGATTCGCTTTGTCCAAGGCTTATTATTTGCGAGTACCGTCAATTTGTCTCTGTCACTCATGTTTACCCGTCTGCGCAGCGAACGTGCAAGAGAAATAAGCTTTTCTGTTTTTTTCGGTCTATTGATCTGTGCACTACCTTTCAATAACATCGTTACCGCCGATCTGATCGACAGTTTTAATTTTAATATTGTATATAAAGGAGCATTGTTTTCCTATCTTCCAAGCCTTATTTTTCTACCCATGACAATGAACCGTATCCGGCTAAATATCCGTTTTCCACTCTATAAATTAGACTGGCAAAGTTTTTCTTTATATAGCATCGGCTTGGTCCTCATTGGCTATATAATGATTTTCGGACAGGAGTATTATTGGTTTACTGATATCAGGATACGTTGCTCTATGCTGGCGCTCACCGTTCTAACCGTTCTCTTTATTATCCGACAACGTGCCATGAAACGTCCTTATATTGATCTGCGCATTTTTAGATCCCGAAATTTTAAAGCCGGACTGCTGGTTTTGTTTATCATGTATATCTGCAGATTCGTATCAGGCATTACCAATAGCTACTTCAGCTCATTACTAGGTTTTGATCCCATGCATATTTCCTATATCAATGTCTTCAATCTAATGGGACTGATATCGGGTACAATTGTCGCTGCCTGCATGATTATTCAAAAGAAAAATATTCGTTACATCTGGAGTATAGGATTTATCCTCTTACTCGTTTTTCACATCATCATGTTTTACCATTCCGATGTTCAGGCGGATGAATACAATTACTTTATTCCCCTTTACCTGCAAGGACTCGGTGTTGGATTAATTATGGTACCCACCATTATTTATACGATTTCTGCAGTCGCAGTTTCGCGTGGGACGTCCGCAGCGGCCATAAGTCTGGCAATCCGCTACCTCGGTTTCTGTGCGAGTATTGCTTTGATCAATTTCTTTGACCTGTATGGAAAAAGCAGACATTATAATGCGTTTCAAGATCACCTTTCACTATTGGATTACCCCCTTATCCGGTACATGCAGACCCAGACAAATGTACTGTTGACGAAGGGTCTGCATTCTGGGCTATCGGGTAAGGCAACTGAAAAACTTTTGACGGCGACTGTCCATAAACAGGATCAGCTACGTTTCGCCATGGATTACTACGAACTTATCGCCTGGCTAATCGTAGGAATCTTGCTTCTTATTTCTTTATCACCTTATCTCAGTAAAACAATCGTCAGACTGCGTTCAAAGCGATTGGCACCTGCATAG
- a CDS encoding RagB/SusD family nutrient uptake outer membrane protein — translation MKRNLNIFTLILGLAVSSCNNDYLERYPIAELAPENYFRTASELQTFTNAFYEDLPDALAIHYNAPGQGDDEARNTLASEFQGTRTTPASDGGWKWTSLRRINFYLENSHKCADEAARLQYDGVARFFRAYFYYDKIVRFGDVPWYDKVNQLDDPAMFKPRDSRKLVFAKILEDLDFAIANCSTTKSTQLISKWTALAFKSRMCLFEGTFRKYHGLGDWEEILQQSVAAADELMMSNTYSIYKSDPNKAYQELFIAEEANPAEMILARQYSASVPFVHSANFYILSASFGRPGMVKELVNSYLMKDGSRFTDKPNYDKLSFYEETQNRDPRLSQTIRTPGYKRIGASTTSVPDFATSVTGYQYIKYILSPAFDAGQSTNDMPIIRYAEVLLNYAEAKAELGTITQGDIDRSIKLLRDRVNMPNLILTEANSKVDPYLLAAYPSVSKSGHTGIILEIRRERRVELVKEGLRYNDLLRWKEGAKVAKPFYGMYFPGAGEYDLDQDGKLDLVIYEGNAPAKKPGLQYQKLGELVLENGKNGGRIVNLPDILKKWTEEKDYYYPIPTQELQLNTKLEQNKGWDKSGT, via the coding sequence ATGAAAAGAAACCTCAATATCTTTACGCTCATCCTTGGGCTTGCGGTTAGTTCTTGTAATAACGATTATCTTGAACGCTATCCCATAGCCGAACTGGCGCCTGAAAACTATTTTAGGACAGCATCCGAGTTGCAGACCTTCACCAATGCCTTTTATGAGGACCTGCCTGATGCGCTCGCTATACATTACAATGCCCCGGGTCAGGGCGATGACGAAGCCCGTAATACTTTGGCTTCAGAATTTCAAGGTACCCGTACCACACCTGCTAGTGACGGAGGGTGGAAATGGACATCCCTTCGCCGGATAAATTTCTATCTTGAGAATTCGCACAAATGTGCTGATGAGGCTGCGCGCCTACAGTACGACGGCGTTGCACGATTTTTCCGCGCCTATTTCTACTATGACAAGATCGTGCGATTTGGCGACGTCCCATGGTACGATAAAGTAAATCAGCTGGATGATCCGGCCATGTTTAAACCAAGAGATTCCCGCAAACTTGTTTTTGCCAAAATACTTGAAGACCTGGATTTCGCTATTGCCAATTGTAGTACCACCAAAAGTACCCAATTGATCAGCAAGTGGACCGCCTTGGCTTTCAAATCCCGAATGTGTTTATTCGAGGGCACATTCCGCAAATACCACGGGTTGGGCGATTGGGAGGAGATCCTTCAGCAAAGTGTAGCAGCTGCAGACGAATTGATGATGTCCAATACCTACAGCATTTACAAAAGTGATCCTAATAAAGCTTATCAGGAACTGTTCATTGCCGAGGAGGCCAATCCAGCGGAAATGATTTTAGCACGACAGTACAGCGCCTCTGTTCCATTTGTACATTCTGCAAATTTCTATATTCTGTCCGCCTCTTTTGGTCGGCCCGGGATGGTTAAAGAACTTGTGAATAGTTATTTAATGAAAGATGGAAGCCGATTTACGGACAAGCCTAACTATGATAAGCTATCGTTTTACGAAGAGACCCAGAATCGCGACCCGCGGCTATCTCAGACAATTCGTACACCTGGGTACAAGCGTATTGGGGCGAGTACCACGTCAGTTCCGGATTTTGCAACCTCAGTAACAGGATATCAATATATAAAGTATATACTCTCGCCGGCCTTTGATGCAGGGCAGAGCACCAATGATATGCCCATAATCCGTTATGCTGAGGTATTACTTAACTATGCCGAAGCAAAGGCTGAATTAGGCACGATTACCCAAGGTGATATCGATAGATCTATTAAGTTGCTTCGCGATCGTGTCAATATGCCCAACCTCATATTGACGGAAGCAAATTCTAAGGTGGATCCCTATCTTTTAGCTGCTTATCCCAGTGTTAGCAAAAGCGGCCACACAGGAATCATATTGGAAATTCGCAGGGAGCGCCGAGTTGAACTGGTCAAAGAAGGTCTGCGCTATAACGACCTGCTGCGCTGGAAAGAAGGAGCAAAGGTAGCCAAACCCTTCTATGGTATGTATTTCCCCGGGGCAGGTGAGTATGACCTGGACCAGGATGGCAAGTTGGATCTTGTTATTTATGAAGGCAACGCACCCGCTAAAAAACCTGGGCTCCAGTATCAGAAGCTAGGCGAACTGGTATTAGAAAATGGAAAAAATGGGGGACGTATTGTGAATTTGCCTGACATCCTCAAAAAATGGACGGAGGAAAAAGATTACTACTATCCGATTCCGACACAAGAACTTCAGTTAAATACAAAGCTCGAACAGAATAAAGGTTGGGACAAATCAGGTACTTAA
- a CDS encoding FecR family protein, with translation MSKVEAYKIIISQFLAKTLDERAKENFANYLNDPDFLEAWQQLMEEGEVRPSSNDGIAHEALFRTIIQDERIKEQVISTSHKKRSSVHLLKYARIAAILLLVGVSASIFLYVQKNRPDNPAIADNSPTVIVPGSQKAEIILESGERIDLEKLRLDTVIDNGAFEIIKSGKGLISYRLKGSEALHQQTAYNTIVTPRGGEYKLVMADGTKIWLNAATTLRYPINFISEERKVQLQGEAYFEVAKQVHRGRRVPFIVNSGHQQLEVLGTSFNLQNYGKSIVTTLVEGKVKLNVQQDNLYLSPAEQAVFHLTDKKFSKAAVDPRYFTAWKEGKFAFYDTSIDEVMEIISRWYDVEVHFDHHPDNFAFSGTVSRYDDINKLLRTIELVGEIHFELKGRKIYVKR, from the coding sequence ATGTCCAAAGTAGAAGCATATAAAATTATTATCAGTCAGTTTTTGGCTAAAACATTAGATGAGCGCGCAAAAGAAAATTTTGCCAATTATCTAAATGACCCAGATTTTTTGGAAGCATGGCAACAGCTGATGGAGGAAGGAGAAGTAAGGCCTTCTTCAAATGATGGTATAGCACATGAAGCACTTTTTAGAACAATCATTCAAGATGAAAGAATAAAAGAGCAAGTTATTTCTACTTCGCATAAAAAGAGATCATCAGTTCATCTGTTAAAATATGCCCGCATAGCCGCGATTTTGTTGCTGGTGGGGGTATCTGCCTCGATATTCCTTTATGTACAAAAAAATAGACCGGATAACCCTGCGATAGCCGACAATTCGCCAACTGTAATCGTTCCAGGATCTCAGAAAGCCGAAATAATTTTGGAAAGTGGTGAGCGGATAGACCTCGAAAAACTAAGATTAGATACGGTTATAGATAATGGTGCGTTCGAAATTATCAAATCAGGCAAAGGTTTGATATCCTATCGCTTAAAGGGCTCAGAAGCACTTCATCAGCAGACAGCGTACAACACAATCGTTACACCACGAGGCGGTGAATATAAACTGGTTATGGCGGACGGTACAAAAATTTGGCTGAATGCTGCTACTACACTTCGTTATCCGATCAATTTTATCAGCGAAGAAAGAAAAGTTCAACTGCAGGGCGAAGCTTATTTCGAAGTCGCTAAACAAGTCCATCGTGGACGACGAGTCCCCTTTATTGTCAATTCTGGACACCAGCAACTGGAAGTTTTGGGGACATCCTTTAACCTTCAAAATTATGGAAAATCGATCGTCACAACTTTGGTGGAAGGCAAAGTGAAATTAAATGTTCAGCAGGACAACCTATACCTGAGTCCTGCTGAACAGGCAGTATTTCATTTGACTGACAAAAAGTTTTCAAAGGCCGCGGTGGACCCGCGCTATTTCACCGCTTGGAAAGAGGGGAAGTTTGCTTTTTACGATACCTCCATTGACGAAGTCATGGAAATTATCAGTAGATGGTATGACGTGGAAGTTCACTTTGATCATCATCCCGATAACTTTGCGTTTTCAGGTACGGTGTCAAGATATGATGATATTAACAAACTGCTCCGCACGATCGAACTAGTCGGAGAGATTCACTTTGAATTGAAAGGGAGGAAAATTTATGTAAAAAGATAA
- a CDS encoding endonuclease/exonuclease/phosphatase family protein has protein sequence MKNYKNTLAVAVMVVVSWGVAYAQGTLKIVSYNVLYGLKKDSVNIDRFVNFTRDWKPDVIALEEMNGYTQKTLEQLGQRIGHDYVLQSKEEGFPVAITSKYPLVNFRKVTENMWHSYIYTKIKGVHFFVIHFSPFSYQKRLKEVADVLAQANEIPSHEPILIMGDFNSLDVSDKDQYGKEVLDAMQQSERKHNHIRNLSNGAIDYSVLGKLREAGFQDTYRLLHKEFESSVPTFKDGNGNIKQNNTGHPKRIDFIWANSVAASRVTKSGIIKNEYTHYISDHYPTFIELTLK, from the coding sequence ATGAAGAATTATAAAAATACGCTTGCTGTCGCCGTCATGGTGGTGGTGAGTTGGGGGGTAGCATACGCACAGGGAACATTAAAGATTGTCTCGTATAATGTGCTCTACGGATTAAAGAAAGACTCTGTCAATATCGACCGGTTCGTAAACTTTACGAGGGATTGGAAGCCTGATGTGATAGCACTCGAAGAAATGAATGGGTATACCCAAAAGACCTTGGAACAATTGGGGCAGCGGATCGGCCATGATTACGTTCTACAATCCAAAGAGGAGGGATTTCCAGTTGCTATTACTTCCAAATACCCTTTAGTCAATTTTAGGAAAGTCACCGAGAATATGTGGCATAGTTACATTTATACGAAGATAAAAGGCGTACATTTTTTTGTCATTCATTTTTCCCCGTTTAGTTACCAGAAACGGCTGAAGGAAGTAGCCGATGTGTTGGCACAAGCCAACGAAATTCCTAGCCATGAACCTATACTGATCATGGGTGACTTTAACTCCCTGGACGTATCAGACAAAGATCAATATGGCAAGGAAGTCCTGGACGCTATGCAACAAAGTGAACGAAAACACAATCATATCCGTAACTTGAGCAATGGAGCAATCGATTATTCGGTATTGGGCAAATTACGTGAAGCGGGATTTCAAGATACATATCGATTATTACATAAGGAGTTTGAAAGCTCCGTTCCGACTTTTAAAGATGGTAACGGAAATATCAAGCAAAATAATACCGGCCACCCCAAGCGTATCGACTTTATATGGGCCAATTCTGTAGCTGCATCGCGTGTCACTAAAAGCGGTATCATCAAGAATGAATATACCCATTATATCTCTGACCATTACCCAACATTTATAGAGCTTACGCTTAAATAA
- a CDS encoding TonB-dependent receptor, translating into MKMSLAIPLLLASNLQLSAITFGQGVNIQKKNAKLETILKVFEEQSGYNILYKASLLRDTKRIDVNYKNVPFEHALKDVLANYQIAYKMMDNNVVLSKPAAKSAAVPWNPPIAGFNNSVFIQQRNVEGNVVDSKGNPVSNVTITEKGTENRTTSDENGRFEIRLKTNNDQLIFSMLGYQSKEVNVSGQSKIQVSLDMAITAMDEVVVVGYGEQKKVNLTGAVSQISGKEFEDRPVTQLTQALQGNIPNLNIVFGSGKPGTSGSINVRGNTSINGGGPLILIDGILGTLDRINPNDVESVTVLKDASAAAVYGARGAFGVVLVTTKKGGKNGKTSIEYNNNIGFTTHATNTDFITSGYWNAKINDDAMYNALGYRTTRYTDEDYEELLARVNDKTENPERPWVVIKKDASGNDIYRYYANFDWFNYLYKKTRPKNEHNLSFSGASGNTRYAVSGSKASEQGIFNINPDKFGRYNLRANIASDIRSWLTVSNSTHFFKSSYDWAGLENNFSAVTNNVSNSPTYHYHAMYVPRNPDGTLTGYSGINSYPIGYGLHNALESGTMRGYTRGTEFTNMTEAVLKLGKGLSVTGNYSYREFRSDYSYRQTKQYYSKYPGQLELSSLGALNQDKLRENMEKYAWHFINIFATYQRDFGDHHVSVMGGFNQEDRSHKRIGGIGQDLLSESLNDLDLVIGEKQFEAGGDEWAVRGGFYRANYDYKGKYLLEVSGRYDGTSRFPKHSRFGFFPSFSTGWRISEEKFFAPLKNKINNLKIRYSYGSLGNQEVATYAYISSMSTGQISYLVNGQKLNVANSPAPVAPTLTWEEITTSNIGLDFSLFNNKLDFQSDFYVRQTKGMLSKGKTQPAVFGASEPKENAADLKTKGFELSLLWKDHFDVGGRPFNYSVRAMLSDYQAEITKFANDAGLLSNYYKGQKLGEIWGYHYDGFFKTTEEAQEYAKYVNQDQINRRRVQAPTADLRMLQAGDIKILDLNGDGIIDAGDNTLFNPGDRTIIGNSQPRYSYGLNLGANWNGIDLSAFFQGIGKQNWYPNLEAQAFWSVYARPYDSFIPANFQDKIWSPDNPDAYFPFLRGYTAQNSELSVANDMYMQDVAYLKLRNLTVGYTFPVALTQKAKINKLRLFFSGENLHTWTKLETDYIDPEQVMTDNTGRSYPMGRVYSFGAQLSF; encoded by the coding sequence ATGAAAATGTCATTAGCGATTCCTTTGTTGCTGGCCTCTAACCTCCAGTTGAGTGCAATTACATTTGGACAAGGAGTCAACATCCAAAAGAAAAATGCTAAACTCGAAACCATATTAAAGGTTTTTGAAGAGCAGAGCGGTTACAATATTCTGTATAAAGCTTCCCTGCTACGCGACACTAAACGGATAGACGTCAATTACAAGAACGTGCCATTCGAACACGCATTGAAAGATGTTCTGGCCAATTACCAGATCGCCTATAAGATGATGGACAACAATGTGGTACTAAGTAAGCCAGCAGCCAAATCGGCAGCAGTACCCTGGAATCCACCTATTGCAGGCTTCAATAATTCGGTTTTCATCCAACAGCGCAACGTAGAGGGAAATGTGGTAGATTCAAAAGGAAATCCAGTTAGCAATGTTACCATAACGGAGAAGGGAACGGAAAATAGAACTACCAGTGACGAAAACGGGCGATTTGAAATTCGTCTTAAGACAAATAATGATCAGCTGATATTTTCGATGCTAGGCTACCAGTCCAAGGAAGTTAATGTCAGTGGACAGAGTAAGATCCAGGTTAGCCTGGACATGGCTATCACAGCGATGGATGAGGTGGTAGTCGTCGGTTACGGCGAGCAAAAAAAGGTTAACCTGACTGGGGCAGTTAGCCAGATATCGGGCAAGGAATTTGAAGATCGACCTGTCACACAACTCACCCAAGCGCTACAGGGCAATATTCCCAATCTCAATATTGTTTTTGGTTCCGGAAAGCCCGGCACCAGTGGTTCGATCAATGTACGTGGAAATACCTCCATCAACGGTGGCGGCCCCTTGATTTTGATCGATGGTATTCTTGGTACTTTAGACCGTATCAATCCGAATGATGTAGAATCTGTTACAGTCCTCAAAGATGCTTCAGCAGCGGCTGTCTATGGAGCGCGAGGAGCCTTTGGTGTTGTTTTGGTCACAACCAAAAAAGGGGGCAAAAATGGGAAGACCTCCATTGAATACAATAACAATATTGGCTTCACCACACATGCAACGAATACGGATTTCATAACCAGCGGTTATTGGAATGCTAAGATCAACGATGATGCCATGTATAATGCATTGGGTTACCGGACCACACGATATACCGACGAAGATTATGAAGAATTACTGGCACGTGTTAACGACAAAACCGAAAACCCAGAAAGACCTTGGGTGGTGATCAAGAAAGACGCTAGCGGCAATGACATATACCGGTATTATGCCAATTTTGATTGGTTCAATTACTTGTACAAAAAGACAAGACCAAAAAATGAGCATAATCTTTCTTTTTCTGGAGCTTCAGGCAATACGCGCTACGCCGTATCGGGCTCTAAAGCAAGTGAACAGGGAATATTCAACATTAATCCGGACAAATTTGGGCGCTACAATTTAAGGGCAAATATCGCATCCGATATACGTAGTTGGCTTACGGTCAGTAATAGTACCCATTTTTTCAAATCGAGCTATGACTGGGCAGGGCTGGAAAATAATTTCAGTGCAGTTACCAACAATGTGAGCAATAGCCCAACCTATCATTATCATGCGATGTACGTTCCCCGCAACCCAGACGGTACACTTACAGGTTATTCAGGTATCAACAGCTACCCGATCGGATATGGCCTGCACAACGCACTCGAAAGCGGTACGATGCGAGGGTATACTCGTGGTACGGAATTTACCAATATGACAGAGGCGGTGTTGAAGCTGGGGAAAGGTCTGTCGGTAACAGGTAATTATTCCTATCGGGAATTTCGCTCAGACTATTCCTACAGGCAGACTAAACAGTACTATTCCAAGTATCCAGGACAGCTCGAATTGTCTTCTCTTGGTGCGTTGAACCAGGATAAGCTTCGTGAAAATATGGAAAAATACGCTTGGCATTTTATCAATATTTTTGCCACTTACCAAAGAGATTTTGGAGATCATCATGTTTCGGTGATGGGCGGCTTTAATCAGGAAGACCGCTCTCATAAGCGGATTGGTGGAATCGGTCAAGATCTGCTATCCGAAAGCTTAAATGATCTTGATCTGGTAATTGGCGAGAAGCAGTTTGAAGCAGGTGGTGATGAGTGGGCAGTACGTGGTGGTTTCTATCGTGCCAATTATGATTATAAAGGCAAATACTTGCTGGAGGTCAGCGGACGGTACGATGGTACCTCACGGTTTCCAAAGCATAGCCGATTTGGTTTTTTTCCATCCTTTTCTACAGGCTGGAGAATTAGCGAAGAGAAGTTTTTTGCTCCGTTAAAGAACAAGATCAATAACCTGAAGATCAGATATTCATACGGATCATTAGGTAATCAGGAAGTCGCCACCTATGCTTATATTTCGTCAATGAGTACAGGTCAGATCTCTTATCTGGTCAACGGTCAAAAATTAAATGTTGCCAATAGTCCCGCTCCAGTAGCACCGACATTGACCTGGGAAGAAATTACGACCAGCAACATAGGTCTCGACTTTAGTTTATTCAATAATAAACTGGATTTTCAATCTGATTTCTATGTCAGGCAGACCAAAGGCATGCTCAGTAAAGGTAAAACCCAGCCGGCTGTGTTTGGAGCATCCGAGCCCAAAGAAAATGCAGCCGACCTGAAGACCAAAGGTTTTGAACTTTCACTTTTATGGAAAGACCATTTTGATGTCGGCGGAAGACCCTTTAATTATTCCGTGCGAGCTATGCTGTCCGATTATCAAGCTGAAATCACCAAGTTTGCCAACGACGCCGGCTTGTTGAGTAATTATTATAAAGGACAAAAACTCGGTGAGATATGGGGATACCATTACGATGGATTTTTTAAGACAACCGAAGAGGCTCAGGAATATGCTAAGTATGTCAATCAAGATCAGATCAATCGGCGTCGTGTACAGGCTCCCACCGCAGACTTACGAATGCTTCAAGCAGGAGATATCAAGATATTGGATCTCAATGGCGATGGCATCATCGATGCCGGAGACAATACGTTGTTCAATCCCGGAGATCGTACGATCATCGGAAACAGTCAGCCGCGTTACTCTTACGGGCTAAATCTGGGGGCCAACTGGAATGGGATCGATCTGTCCGCTTTTTTTCAGGGAATCGGTAAGCAAAATTGGTATCCTAATCTGGAAGCACAAGCCTTTTGGTCCGTCTATGCCAGACCATACGATTCCTTTATTCCTGCTAATTTTCAGGATAAAATATGGTCGCCCGATAATCCAGATGCTTATTTTCCTTTTTTACGCGGCTACACAGCACAAAATTCAGAGCTTTCTGTCGCAAATGATATGTATATGCAAGACGTAGCCTACCTAAAGCTCCGCAATCTGACTGTAGGCTATACCTTCCCTGTTGCGCTCACCCAAAAGGCGAAGATCAATAAGCTACGTCTATTCTTTAGCGGAGAAAATTTGCATACTTGGACCAAATTGGAAACCGACTACATCGACCCCGAGCAGGTAATGACTGACAATACTGGTAGGAGTTACCCTATGGGCCGTGTTTATTCTTTTGGTGCTCAGTTGTCCTTTTAA